A part of Myxococcus landrumus genomic DNA contains:
- the ccoG gene encoding cytochrome c oxidase accessory protein CcoG, producing MATAPHQEGPPRIDQLGSINADGSRRAIHPSDVRGRFITWRRVAFAVLIAIYVALPLVQVGGRPAIHLDVEARRFFLFGATYNAQDFWRVLFLLTATGFGLLFITAWLGRVWCGWACPQTVFLEGVYRPLERFFDGPRERRLRLEGAPWTPGRVARAVAKHGAYVGVSLLIAHAALSLFVSAGGLVSMVAGGPGASPVAFTWAMAVSGALYFNFAWFREQLCVVVCPYGRLQSAMQDDHSLIVGYDARRGEPRGRLLKALAKEAPARGDCVDCRKCVTACPTGIDIRNGLQMECLACAQCIDACDEVMDRVGRPRGLIRYDSLNGLAGKPRRMWRPRLALYGALLLVSVVGLVWSLAKRVPFEANLLRFQGMPYLVEEGRVRNQFELHLVNKNPEPSTFTITVQVPASVQTVIPQAEVRLASLENFRVPLFVLAAQGQTEIPFTFIVEVTDSASREVKRMEARFLGPPTQGH from the coding sequence ATGGCGACCGCTCCCCATCAAGAAGGCCCGCCGCGCATCGACCAGCTCGGCTCCATCAACGCGGATGGCTCGCGGCGGGCGATTCATCCCTCGGATGTCCGGGGACGCTTCATCACCTGGCGACGGGTGGCGTTCGCGGTGCTCATCGCCATCTACGTCGCGCTGCCCCTGGTGCAGGTGGGCGGTCGCCCCGCGATTCACCTGGACGTGGAGGCCCGGCGCTTCTTCCTCTTCGGCGCCACGTACAACGCGCAGGACTTCTGGCGGGTGCTCTTCCTGCTCACCGCCACGGGGTTCGGCCTGCTGTTCATCACTGCCTGGTTGGGACGCGTGTGGTGCGGCTGGGCGTGTCCGCAGACGGTGTTCCTGGAGGGCGTCTATCGCCCGCTGGAGCGCTTCTTCGACGGGCCTCGCGAGAGGCGGCTCCGGCTGGAGGGGGCGCCGTGGACGCCGGGTCGGGTGGCGCGCGCGGTGGCGAAGCATGGCGCGTACGTGGGCGTGTCGCTGCTCATCGCCCACGCCGCGCTCAGCCTCTTCGTGTCCGCCGGAGGGCTGGTGTCCATGGTGGCCGGAGGGCCGGGGGCTTCTCCGGTGGCCTTCACCTGGGCCATGGCCGTCTCGGGCGCGCTGTACTTCAACTTCGCGTGGTTTCGCGAGCAGCTCTGCGTGGTGGTGTGCCCCTATGGGCGGCTCCAGTCGGCCATGCAGGACGACCACTCGCTCATCGTCGGCTACGACGCGCGGCGCGGAGAGCCTCGGGGCCGGTTGCTGAAGGCGCTCGCGAAGGAGGCCCCCGCGCGGGGCGACTGCGTGGACTGCCGCAAGTGTGTCACCGCGTGTCCCACGGGCATCGACATCCGCAATGGCTTGCAGATGGAGTGTCTGGCGTGCGCGCAGTGCATCGACGCGTGTGACGAGGTGATGGACCGGGTGGGCCGTCCGAGAGGACTCATCCGCTACGACTCGCTCAACGGGCTGGCTGGCAAGCCGCGCCGCATGTGGCGTCCCCGGCTGGCGCTGTATGGCGCGCTGCTCCTGGTCTCGGTGGTCGGCCTGGTGTGGAGCCTGGCGAAGCGGGTGCCCTTCGAGGCGAACCTGCTGCGCTTCCAGGGCATGCCCTACCTCGTGGAGGAAGGACGGGTGCGCAATCAGTTCGAATTGCACCTGGTGAACAAGAACCCGGAGCCCTCCACCTTCACCATCACCGTGCAGGTCCCCGCCTCCGTGCAGACGGTCATCCCTCAAGCCGAGGTGCGGCTCGCCTCGCTGGAGAACTTCCGGGTGCCGCTGTTCGTCCTCGCGGCGCAGGGACAGACCGAGATTCCCTTCACCTTCATCGTCGAGGTGACGGACTCGGCTTCGCGCGAGGTGAAGCGGATGGAGGCCCGCTTCCTCGGGCCGCCGACGCAGGGGCACTGA
- a CDS encoding heavy metal translocating P-type ATPase, translating to MPVSAQSQPDEAPCLHCGSRVPEGAASRDFCCAGCEAVHGLLVSQGLTRYYDLAAGGTAPAAEPARGRGLAWLEPLVARAEAAPGAVCSLELDVQGIHCAACVWLMNELFRRQPGGAGLTVDPALGKARMQWKRGAFDVRGYLRAVEGFGYLFGPSRKRPAPASLDLPIRLGICVALSMNVMLFSVSFYVGLTPEEGDVFGLFTWLSLGLSTLVVAVGGWPFFRSAWQGLRRGVPHLDLPIALGILMVFGTSLVQARSGRGDLAYFDTLNTFVTLMLVGRWLQQRVLERNKRFLLEDDGAEGLFVRRQAGERLETVRVSQVAEGDLLVITPGDLVPVEAELLDKNARVSTDWMTGEPDERDVVSGEVLPAGAFNAGREAVRARARQSFQDSPLVALLRRPPEGVGRGAGHTRFWESVSRRWVVTVLAVSALGLVLWWPSGPDKALEVAVALLVVTCPCAIGIATPLAYELVQARLRREGFFIRSTDLLDRLPRVRRVLFDKTGTLTLGRMELVDRAGLESLGGEARDVAFNLASRSNHPVSRCLSDALSRLGARFDADARVTEHPGHGLEWVRGGVCWRLGRADWRMSAEGATPTPALSTPERAVAEGLRGTVLFREGTPVAAFPVREALRPDARREVLALQAEGHEVWLISGDAPARVQALASSLDVPVERALGGLRPEEKAYAVSRLGAADTLYLGDGVNDSLAFERALCAGTPAIDRPVMPGKSDFFLVGEGLSSLREALRLSRHLQQVVRRLLHLAIGYNTVAVAVCLAGWMTPLRAAVAMPAISLATVLFTVWRLSEPRASHGDSTPLGRPTEVPA from the coding sequence ATGCCTGTCTCCGCGCAAAGCCAGCCCGATGAGGCCCCCTGCCTTCACTGCGGCAGCCGCGTGCCGGAGGGCGCTGCCTCGCGCGACTTCTGTTGCGCGGGCTGCGAGGCGGTCCACGGCCTGCTCGTGTCGCAAGGGCTGACCCGCTACTACGACCTCGCGGCGGGAGGCACGGCGCCGGCGGCGGAGCCTGCTCGAGGACGTGGGCTCGCGTGGCTGGAGCCGCTCGTCGCCCGCGCGGAGGCGGCGCCTGGCGCGGTGTGTTCGCTGGAGCTCGACGTGCAGGGCATCCACTGCGCCGCGTGTGTCTGGTTGATGAATGAGTTGTTTCGCCGCCAGCCTGGAGGCGCGGGGCTGACGGTGGACCCGGCGCTGGGCAAGGCGCGCATGCAGTGGAAGCGCGGCGCCTTCGACGTGCGAGGGTATCTGCGCGCGGTGGAGGGGTTTGGCTATCTCTTCGGCCCCAGCCGCAAGCGCCCCGCGCCCGCGAGCCTGGACCTGCCCATCCGCCTGGGCATCTGCGTGGCGCTCTCGATGAACGTGATGTTGTTCTCGGTGAGCTTCTATGTGGGGCTCACGCCGGAGGAGGGAGACGTCTTCGGACTCTTCACGTGGCTGAGCCTGGGGCTGTCCACGCTCGTGGTGGCGGTGGGTGGGTGGCCGTTCTTCCGCTCGGCGTGGCAGGGGCTCCGGCGAGGTGTGCCGCACCTGGACCTGCCCATCGCGCTGGGCATCCTGATGGTGTTCGGCACGTCGCTGGTGCAGGCCCGGAGCGGGCGAGGCGACCTGGCGTACTTCGACACGCTCAACACCTTCGTCACGTTGATGCTGGTGGGCCGCTGGCTTCAGCAGCGGGTGCTGGAGCGCAACAAGAGATTCCTCCTCGAGGACGATGGCGCGGAGGGGCTCTTCGTCCGCCGGCAGGCCGGTGAGCGGCTCGAGACGGTGCGGGTGTCGCAGGTGGCGGAAGGGGACCTGCTCGTCATCACGCCCGGCGACCTGGTGCCGGTGGAGGCGGAGCTGCTCGACAAGAATGCCCGCGTCTCCACGGACTGGATGACGGGCGAGCCCGACGAGCGTGACGTCGTGTCGGGCGAGGTGCTGCCCGCGGGGGCCTTCAACGCGGGCCGCGAGGCGGTGCGCGCGCGAGCACGGCAGTCCTTCCAGGACTCGCCGCTGGTGGCGTTGCTGCGCCGTCCTCCGGAAGGCGTGGGCCGGGGCGCGGGGCATACGCGCTTCTGGGAGTCGGTGTCGCGGCGTTGGGTGGTGACGGTGCTCGCGGTCTCCGCGCTGGGGCTGGTGTTGTGGTGGCCGTCGGGGCCGGACAAGGCGCTCGAGGTGGCGGTGGCGCTGCTGGTGGTGACGTGTCCGTGCGCCATCGGGATTGCCACGCCGCTGGCATACGAGCTGGTGCAGGCGCGGCTGCGGCGCGAGGGCTTCTTCATCCGGTCGACGGACCTGCTGGACCGGTTGCCTCGCGTGCGGCGGGTGCTGTTCGACAAGACGGGGACGTTGACGCTCGGGCGGATGGAGCTGGTGGACCGCGCGGGCCTGGAGTCGCTCGGCGGGGAAGCGCGTGACGTCGCCTTCAACCTGGCCTCGCGCAGCAACCACCCCGTGAGCCGATGTCTCTCGGACGCGCTCTCGCGGCTGGGGGCCCGGTTCGACGCGGACGCGCGTGTGACGGAGCACCCGGGCCACGGGCTGGAGTGGGTGCGCGGCGGCGTGTGCTGGCGGCTGGGGCGCGCGGATTGGCGCATGAGCGCGGAGGGGGCGACTCCCACTCCCGCGCTGTCGACTCCCGAGCGGGCTGTCGCCGAAGGGCTTCGCGGCACCGTGCTCTTCCGCGAGGGGACGCCTGTCGCCGCGTTCCCCGTGCGCGAGGCCCTGCGCCCGGATGCGCGGCGCGAAGTCCTCGCGCTCCAGGCGGAGGGCCACGAGGTGTGGCTCATCTCGGGTGACGCACCCGCGCGAGTCCAGGCGTTGGCCTCCTCCCTCGACGTTCCGGTGGAGCGGGCCCTGGGCGGTCTGCGGCCCGAGGAGAAGGCCTATGCCGTCTCGCGCCTGGGCGCGGCGGACACGCTCTATCTGGGGGATGGCGTCAACGACAGCCTCGCCTTCGAGCGGGCGCTGTGCGCGGGGACGCCCGCCATCGACCGGCCGGTGATGCCGGGCAAGAGCGACTTCTTCCTGGTGGGCGAGGGACTCTCGTCGCTGCGAGAGGCCCTGCGGCTGTCCCGACATCTTCAGCAGGTGGTGCGGCGGCTGCTGCACCTGGCCATCGGCTACAACACCGTGGCCGTCGCCGTGTGCCTCGCGGGCTGGATGACGCCGCTGCGCGCCGCGGTGGCGATGCCCGCCATCAGCCTGGCCACGGTCCTCTTCACCGTGTGGCGCCTGTCCGAGCCTCGGGCTTCGCACGGGGACTCGACACCGTTGGGGCGACCCACGGAGGTGCCCGCATGA
- a CDS encoding cbb3-type cytochrome oxidase subunit 3, protein MYKQFYQGMTLEELPLFALVLFIAVFLGVCAWLFGARTSQDYDGLSRLPLSERGEGGHE, encoded by the coding sequence ATGTACAAGCAATTCTACCAGGGGATGACGCTGGAGGAGCTGCCGCTCTTCGCGCTGGTCTTGTTCATCGCCGTCTTCCTGGGCGTCTGCGCCTGGTTGTTCGGAGCGCGCACGAGCCAGGACTACGACGGCCTCTCGCGATTGCCATTGTCGGAGCGCGGGGAGGGTGGCCATGAGTAG
- a CDS encoding cbb3-type cytochrome c oxidase N-terminal domain-containing protein: protein MSSDKPLIHHIYDGIEEHDNNLPNWWLFLLWTTLVFGAGYWFWYHVAELSPGQLGEYAAESAEHAQRMASNTPASDELLLKLVKDPTSLDSGKAVFQANCAACHGAQGQGLIGPNLTDGFWLHGGAPMAIHKVVADGAVAKGMPAWERTLGAERVKAVTAYVLTLKGTNAPGGKAPQGEAEKP, encoded by the coding sequence ATGAGTAGCGACAAGCCGCTGATTCATCACATCTATGACGGCATCGAGGAGCACGACAACAACCTGCCCAACTGGTGGCTGTTCCTCCTCTGGACGACGCTCGTCTTCGGGGCCGGCTACTGGTTCTGGTACCACGTCGCGGAGCTGAGCCCGGGACAACTGGGCGAATACGCGGCCGAGTCCGCCGAGCACGCCCAGCGCATGGCCAGCAACACGCCCGCGTCGGATGAGCTGCTGCTGAAGCTGGTGAAGGACCCGACGTCTCTCGACAGCGGCAAGGCCGTGTTCCAGGCCAACTGCGCCGCCTGTCACGGGGCGCAGGGACAGGGCCTCATCGGCCCCAACCTGACGGACGGCTTCTGGCTGCACGGTGGAGCGCCCATGGCCATCCACAAGGTGGTGGCCGATGGCGCGGTGGCCAAGGGCATGCCCGCGTGGGAGCGGACCCTGGGCGCGGAGCGGGTGAAGGCCGTCACCGCGTATGTGCTGACGCTCAAGGGGACGAACGCGCCGGGCGGGAAGGCTCCGCAGGGAGAGGCCGAGAAGCCGTAA
- a CDS encoding TenA family transcriptional regulator — translation MGAPSLLRNLKLRGHITALKAEWSASESSTYLRALRDGTFERSDFIETQRQFFAAVAHFSRPMALLASRLPRPELRLPLVENVFDEHGRGTLAHGHEQTFLVLLERLGASVERIHEDTFWPEVRKFNAALTGLASFEPTHTALAVFGIIEDLFSGISLELGRGIVARGWLAADQVTHYPTHATLDEEHADGFYRQLDAPYEASPSTARDIEQGLVLGGHLFLGLYDDLYRARRRRLG, via the coding sequence ATGGGTGCACCTTCCCTCCTCCGAAATCTGAAGCTGCGCGGCCACATCACCGCGCTGAAGGCCGAGTGGAGCGCCAGCGAGTCCTCCACCTACCTGCGCGCGCTGCGCGACGGGACGTTCGAGCGCTCCGACTTCATCGAGACCCAGCGCCAGTTCTTCGCCGCCGTGGCGCACTTCTCGCGGCCCATGGCCCTGCTCGCCAGCCGGCTGCCCCGGCCCGAGCTCCGCCTGCCCCTCGTGGAGAACGTCTTCGACGAGCACGGCCGAGGCACGCTCGCGCACGGCCACGAGCAGACCTTCCTCGTGCTCCTGGAGCGGCTCGGCGCCTCCGTGGAGCGAATCCACGAGGACACCTTCTGGCCGGAGGTCCGCAAGTTCAACGCCGCGCTGACCGGCCTCGCCAGCTTCGAGCCAACCCACACCGCGCTGGCCGTGTTCGGCATCATCGAGGACCTGTTCAGCGGCATCTCGCTGGAGCTGGGGCGAGGCATCGTCGCCCGGGGCTGGCTCGCCGCCGACCAGGTGACCCACTACCCCACACACGCGACGCTCGACGAGGAGCACGCGGACGGCTTCTACCGCCAGCTCGACGCCCCCTATGAGGCGTCGCCCTCCACCGCGCGGGACATCGAGCAGGGACTCGTGCTCGGCGGCCACCTCTTCCTCGGCCTCTACGACGACCTGTACCGCGCCCGGCGACGACGCCTCGGCTGA
- the ccoN gene encoding cytochrome-c oxidase, cbb3-type subunit I — protein sequence MQQQRIVYDDTTVRRFVFAAVVFGIVGMAVGALVASQLAWWQANLGIPYLTYSRLRPLHTNAVIFAFVGNMMFAGIYYSTQRLLKVRMASDLLSNIHFWGWQLIIVAAAVTLPLGITTSKEYAELEWPIDLAITVIWVVFAINFFWTLAKRNEKNLYVAIWFYIATIVTVAVLHIVNSLALPLDGLKSYSVFSGVQDALVQWWYGHNAVAFFLTTPILGIMYYFLPKAAERPVYSYRLSIIHFWALVFIYIWAGPHHLLYTALPDWAQSLGMVFSVMLWAPSWGGMLNGLLTLKGAWHKLREDPVLKFLIAGVTFYGMATFEGPLLSIKAVSALGHYTDWIVGHVHGGALGWNGFMAAGMFYWLVPRLYGTKLHSTRAADAHFWLGTVGILLYIVSMWISGINQGLMWRATNADGTLLYPNFVETLLAIRPMYIVRFVGGSMYLVGFCMMAWNLWKTARSGKAVDGETTVVVEEAAAPAPVPGRPVPGWVQVVTGRPLVFAIAILTVTMFLGWAKPVRALVLMGAIVALGEFAWIVTRKDREAGKPSWFALIEGRPLAFTVLTLIAVLIGGVAELLPTILIQQAVPAHGEAQKPYSPLELQGRDLYVREGCYTCHSQMIRPFVAETQRYGDVSRAEEFIYDHPFQWGSKRTGPDLHRVGGRYPNLWHYTHMMDPRATSPGSNMPPYPWLAANRIRVKDAPKKLTLMQKLGVPYSNEDVDSAETRQKTQGEAIAADLAEQGVKVAWDSEMVALIAYLQRLGRGPQDLPPPSNVAPTASAAGVEGGSR from the coding sequence GTGCAACAACAGCGAATCGTCTACGACGACACCACGGTGCGCCGCTTCGTCTTCGCGGCCGTCGTCTTCGGCATCGTGGGAATGGCGGTGGGGGCGTTGGTGGCAAGCCAGCTCGCATGGTGGCAAGCCAACCTCGGCATCCCCTATCTGACGTACTCCCGGCTTCGTCCCCTGCACACCAACGCGGTCATCTTCGCGTTCGTGGGCAACATGATGTTCGCGGGCATCTACTACTCCACGCAGCGCCTGTTGAAGGTGCGCATGGCGTCGGACCTGCTCTCGAACATCCACTTCTGGGGCTGGCAGCTCATCATCGTCGCCGCCGCGGTGACCTTGCCGTTGGGCATCACCACCTCCAAGGAGTACGCGGAGCTGGAGTGGCCCATCGACCTGGCCATCACCGTCATCTGGGTGGTCTTCGCCATCAACTTCTTCTGGACGCTGGCGAAGCGCAACGAGAAGAACCTCTACGTCGCCATCTGGTTCTACATCGCGACCATCGTCACGGTGGCGGTGCTGCACATCGTCAACAGCCTGGCGCTGCCGTTGGATGGCCTCAAGAGCTACTCGGTCTTCTCAGGGGTGCAGGACGCGCTGGTGCAGTGGTGGTACGGCCACAACGCCGTCGCCTTCTTCCTCACCACGCCCATCCTGGGCATCATGTATTACTTCCTGCCCAAGGCGGCGGAGCGGCCGGTGTATTCGTACCGGCTGTCCATCATCCACTTCTGGGCCCTGGTCTTCATCTACATCTGGGCTGGCCCTCACCACCTGCTCTACACCGCGCTGCCGGACTGGGCGCAGTCGTTGGGCATGGTGTTCAGCGTCATGCTCTGGGCGCCGTCCTGGGGCGGCATGCTCAACGGCCTGCTCACGCTGAAGGGCGCGTGGCACAAGCTGCGCGAGGACCCCGTCCTCAAGTTCCTCATCGCGGGCGTGACGTTCTACGGCATGGCCACCTTCGAGGGGCCGCTGTTGTCCATCAAGGCGGTGAGCGCGCTGGGGCACTACACCGACTGGATTGTGGGCCACGTGCACGGCGGCGCGCTGGGCTGGAACGGCTTCATGGCGGCCGGCATGTTCTACTGGCTGGTGCCCAGGCTGTACGGCACGAAGCTGCACTCGACGCGAGCCGCGGACGCGCACTTCTGGCTGGGGACGGTGGGCATCCTGCTCTACATCGTGTCCATGTGGATCAGCGGCATCAACCAGGGGTTGATGTGGCGAGCCACCAACGCGGACGGGACGCTGCTCTACCCGAACTTCGTGGAGACGCTGCTGGCCATCCGGCCCATGTACATCGTCCGCTTCGTCGGCGGCTCCATGTACCTGGTGGGCTTCTGCATGATGGCGTGGAACCTCTGGAAGACGGCGCGCTCGGGCAAGGCCGTCGACGGGGAGACGACGGTCGTGGTGGAAGAGGCCGCCGCTCCGGCGCCCGTACCGGGCCGGCCCGTGCCGGGCTGGGTGCAGGTCGTCACCGGCCGTCCGCTGGTGTTCGCCATCGCCATCCTCACGGTGACGATGTTCCTGGGCTGGGCGAAGCCGGTGCGCGCGCTGGTGTTGATGGGCGCCATCGTCGCCCTGGGTGAGTTCGCGTGGATTGTCACGCGCAAGGACCGCGAGGCGGGCAAGCCGTCGTGGTTCGCGCTCATCGAGGGCCGTCCCCTGGCCTTCACCGTGCTCACGCTCATCGCTGTCCTCATCGGTGGCGTGGCGGAGCTTCTGCCCACCATCCTCATCCAGCAGGCGGTGCCCGCGCATGGCGAGGCGCAGAAGCCGTACTCACCGCTGGAGCTCCAGGGCCGCGACCTCTACGTGCGAGAGGGCTGCTACACGTGCCACTCGCAGATGATTCGCCCCTTCGTGGCGGAGACGCAGCGCTACGGCGACGTGTCCCGCGCGGAGGAGTTCATCTACGACCACCCGTTCCAGTGGGGAAGCAAGCGCACCGGGCCGGACCTGCACCGGGTGGGCGGCCGCTACCCGAACCTCTGGCACTACACACACATGATGGACCCGCGGGCCACGAGCCCCGGCTCGAACATGCCGCCCTATCCGTGGCTGGCGGCGAACCGCATCCGCGTGAAGGACGCGCCCAAGAAGCTGACGCTGATGCAGAAGCTGGGCGTGCCGTACTCCAACGAGGACGTGGACTCGGCGGAGACGCGGCAGAAGACACAGGGCGAGGCCATCGCCGCGGACCTGGCGGAGCAAGGGGTGAAGGTGGCGTGGGACTCGGAGATGGTGGCGTTGATTGCCTATCTCCAGCGCCTGGGCCGAGGGCCGCAGGACCTTCCCCCGCCGTCGAATGTCGCACCCACCGCGTCCGCGGCGGGCGTCGAGGGAGGGAGCCGCTGA
- a CDS encoding 2,3-bisphosphoglycerate-dependent phosphoglycerate mutase, protein MPLLALVRHGQSLWNHENRFTGLVDVPLTDKGREEARLAARALQGLTFDVAYTSVLIRAQETLDIILKALRQHPPIIRDASLNERSYGDLQGLNKAAAAQRFGDEQVHLWRRSYDVRPPNGESLEMTAQRVLPFYDRAILGDIRLGKNVLVVAHGNSNRSLVMKLDQLTGEQVVGLELATGVPLLYELSADTAVLSKQTLTP, encoded by the coding sequence ATGCCCCTCCTCGCACTCGTCCGTCATGGTCAGTCGCTGTGGAACCACGAGAACCGCTTCACCGGCCTCGTGGACGTGCCCCTCACCGATAAAGGCCGGGAAGAGGCCCGGCTCGCCGCGCGGGCGCTCCAGGGCCTCACGTTCGATGTCGCCTATACCTCCGTGCTCATCCGCGCGCAGGAGACGCTCGACATCATCCTCAAGGCCCTGCGCCAGCACCCGCCCATCATCCGGGATGCCTCGCTCAACGAGCGCAGCTACGGCGACCTCCAGGGACTCAACAAGGCCGCCGCGGCCCAGCGCTTCGGCGACGAGCAGGTGCACCTGTGGCGGCGCTCCTACGACGTCCGCCCTCCGAATGGCGAGTCCCTGGAGATGACCGCCCAGCGGGTGCTGCCCTTCTATGACCGCGCCATCCTGGGCGACATCCGCCTGGGGAAGAACGTCCTCGTCGTCGCCCATGGGAACTCGAACCGCTCCCTGGTGATGAAGCTGGACCAGCTCACCGGCGAGCAGGTGGTGGGGCTCGAGTTGGCGACCGGGGTCCCCCTCCTCTACGAGCTGTCCGCCGATACAGCCGTACTGTCCAAACAAACTCTCACGCCTTGA
- the hemN gene encoding oxygen-independent coproporphyrinogen III oxidase: MELLPGVPRPSPELLSRYDVSGPRYTSYPTAPEWRRDFGPEALDERLRSAGAREPSEPLSLYVHLPFCHSLCWYCGCNVVISKDSSAADRYLDHLVMELDLVAERLGPRRLLSQIHWGGGTPTFLTEPQLERLWTELTRRFTPLPDAEVAIEVHPSVTTAAQLSLLRELGFNRLSMGLQDFDSRVQEATNRLQTPERTRSLLDHARALGFTGVNFDLIYGLPYQEPRSWARTLKTVLEMRPDRLAVYSFAFMPEVLKHQRRMPADAIPGASVKLELFRAAASAFVGAGYQPIGMDHFAVPEDELARALSERRLGRNFQGYTVKAALDVVALGSTGISDVSGAYAQNVRPLPAYYERISQGRLATERGLLLTEDDRKRRGVITQLMCNAWVDLGDDGLRDFAPELARLRPFEEDGLLVRSGTQLELTALGKLFVRNVAMVFDAHLAKAERPRFSRTV; the protein is encoded by the coding sequence ATGGAACTGCTTCCAGGTGTCCCCCGTCCCTCGCCGGAGCTGTTGAGCCGGTATGACGTCTCCGGGCCTCGCTACACGAGCTATCCCACCGCGCCGGAGTGGCGCCGGGACTTCGGCCCCGAAGCGCTGGACGAGCGGTTGAGGAGCGCGGGGGCACGCGAGCCCTCGGAGCCCCTCTCGCTCTATGTCCATCTGCCGTTCTGCCACAGCCTCTGCTGGTACTGCGGCTGCAACGTGGTCATCAGCAAGGACTCGAGCGCGGCGGACCGGTACCTGGACCACCTCGTGATGGAGCTGGACCTGGTCGCGGAGCGGCTGGGGCCTCGCCGGCTGCTGTCGCAGATTCACTGGGGCGGAGGCACTCCGACGTTCCTCACGGAGCCGCAGCTCGAGCGGCTCTGGACGGAGCTCACCCGGCGCTTCACGCCCCTGCCCGATGCGGAGGTGGCCATCGAGGTCCATCCTTCCGTGACGACCGCGGCGCAGCTCTCGCTCCTGCGGGAGCTGGGCTTCAACCGGCTGTCCATGGGGTTGCAGGACTTCGACTCGCGCGTGCAGGAGGCGACGAACCGGCTCCAGACCCCCGAGCGGACCCGGAGCCTGTTGGACCATGCGCGCGCGCTCGGCTTCACCGGCGTGAACTTCGACCTCATCTACGGCCTGCCGTATCAGGAGCCCCGGAGCTGGGCCCGGACGCTGAAGACCGTGCTGGAGATGCGGCCAGACCGGCTCGCCGTCTATTCCTTCGCGTTCATGCCGGAGGTGCTCAAGCACCAGCGGCGGATGCCGGCCGATGCGATTCCAGGGGCCTCCGTGAAGCTGGAGCTGTTCCGCGCGGCGGCGTCCGCCTTCGTGGGCGCGGGCTATCAGCCCATCGGCATGGACCACTTCGCGGTGCCGGAGGATGAGCTGGCCCGGGCCTTGTCGGAGCGGCGCCTGGGGCGCAACTTCCAGGGCTACACGGTGAAGGCGGCCTTGGACGTGGTGGCGCTGGGCAGCACGGGCATCAGCGACGTGAGCGGAGCGTACGCGCAGAACGTCCGGCCGCTGCCCGCCTACTACGAGCGGATTTCCCAGGGGCGGCTCGCCACCGAGCGCGGACTGCTGCTCACGGAGGATGACCGGAAGCGCCGAGGCGTCATCACCCAGCTCATGTGCAATGCCTGGGTGGACCTGGGGGACGACGGCCTTCGCGACTTCGCGCCCGAGCTGGCGCGGCTGCGTCCGTTCGAGGAGGACGGGTTGCTCGTCCGCTCGGGGACGCAGCTCGAGCTGACGGCGCTGGGGAAGCTGTTCGTGCGCAACGTGGCCATGGTGTTCGATGCCCACCTCGCGAAGGCCGAGCGGCCGCGCTTCTCGAGGACCGTGTAG
- a CDS encoding DUF4476 domain-containing protein: MKALALAVALLTAAPSLAQDNNADKLRAPAPTASQPAAATTETEATQKSEMAPEGADAAKFRSPPPGRPMPNYPGYEPGSGPNYPYPPNHTGTLVVLSREELTERLERMEELLEYLDERADRNTRTRLRRAQETLNTLMRQVSEAPLLATVMPRPQPPPPPREPVIRPMSQNAFGKLDDAIARENFNDDKLRVLYAGIHNNNFLCSQVAALMERFNFTQDKLNALRALKPRIIDPENHFILSNSFKFSSDKKRAQEILSQR, translated from the coding sequence ATGAAGGCCCTCGCCCTCGCAGTCGCTCTGCTGACCGCCGCTCCCTCCCTCGCGCAAGACAACAACGCGGACAAGCTCCGGGCTCCCGCGCCCACCGCGAGCCAGCCTGCCGCGGCGACGACCGAGACCGAGGCCACGCAGAAGAGCGAGATGGCCCCCGAGGGCGCCGACGCCGCGAAGTTCCGCTCCCCCCCGCCGGGCCGCCCGATGCCGAACTACCCGGGCTACGAGCCGGGCTCCGGCCCGAACTACCCCTACCCGCCGAACCACACGGGCACGCTGGTGGTCCTCAGCCGCGAGGAGCTGACGGAGCGCCTGGAGCGGATGGAGGAGCTGCTCGAGTACCTGGACGAGCGCGCGGACCGCAACACCCGCACCCGGCTGCGTCGCGCCCAGGAGACCCTGAACACCCTGATGCGCCAGGTCTCCGAAGCGCCCCTCCTCGCCACGGTGATGCCGCGTCCGCAGCCGCCCCCGCCGCCGCGGGAGCCGGTCATCCGCCCGATGTCGCAGAACGCCTTCGGGAAGCTCGATGACGCCATCGCCCGCGAGAACTTCAACGACGACAAGCTCCGCGTCCTCTACGCGGGCATCCACAACAACAACTTCCTGTGCTCGCAGGTCGCCGCGCTGATGGAGCGCTTCAACTTCACCCAGGACAAGCTGAACGCGCTGCGCGCCCTCAAGCCGCGCATCATCGACCCGGAGAACCACTTCATCCTCTCCAACTCCTTCAAGTTCTCCAGCGACAAGAAGCGCGCCCAGGAAATCCTGTCGCAGCGCTGA
- a CDS encoding cytochrome oxidase, whose product MNVLVLQVFVSLMLVASSVLLFVYSMRHRDHEQADRLSLFPLEDDSARPVARSDGPSSPSASQE is encoded by the coding sequence ATGAACGTGCTCGTGCTCCAGGTCTTCGTGAGCCTGATGCTCGTGGCCAGCTCGGTGCTGCTGTTCGTCTACAGCATGCGGCACCGGGACCATGAGCAGGCAGACCGGCTCTCGCTTTTTCCGCTCGAGGACGACAGCGCCAGACCCGTGGCGCGGTCCGACGGGCCGTCGTCGCCTTCGGCTTCTCAGGAGTGA